The proteins below come from a single Nocardiopsis gilva YIM 90087 genomic window:
- a CDS encoding DUF418 domain-containing protein, producing MTLLDASNQGPVRSGARVLAPDLARGFMLLLIALANTSAYMFGHGHAPMGHPVDGTAVDRAVNFALTIAVDGRSYPLFAFLFGYGMVQILRRQEDHGADRARAKLLLRRRHVWLLLFGAVHGVLLFSGDILGTYGAAGLIIGALFLFRDDRSLYIWSAVFLAVSALLLSLVAVLFGLVETVDATSGELDAGGALASAATPDPLAAPLLRLAEWPAGVLEGMLSSVLPAILLGAVAARHRLLEDPARHLPTLRKIVGVGLAVSLLGGLPAALAAAGAAEVSPSVEMWMLALHRVTGIGGGLAFAALFGILGYRLKNRRGLVTAALAAVGKRSLTCYLAQSLVFAPVLSAWGFGLGGRLDSAGIAVFAIGTWLLTVGIAVSLERSRRKGPAETLLRRRVYR from the coding sequence ATGACCCTCCTCGACGCCTCGAATCAGGGCCCGGTCCGCTCGGGCGCCCGCGTGCTCGCCCCCGACCTGGCGCGCGGCTTCATGCTGCTGCTCATCGCGCTGGCCAACACCAGCGCCTACATGTTCGGCCACGGCCACGCCCCCATGGGGCACCCGGTCGACGGCACGGCCGTCGACCGGGCGGTGAACTTCGCCCTGACGATCGCCGTCGACGGCCGCTCCTACCCGCTGTTCGCCTTCCTCTTCGGCTACGGGATGGTGCAGATCCTCCGCCGACAGGAAGACCACGGCGCCGACCGCGCCCGCGCGAAACTGCTCCTGCGCCGCCGCCACGTATGGCTGCTGCTCTTCGGGGCCGTCCACGGCGTACTGCTGTTCAGCGGCGACATCCTCGGGACCTACGGCGCGGCCGGGCTGATCATCGGCGCCCTGTTCCTGTTCCGCGACGACCGCAGCCTCTACATCTGGTCGGCGGTGTTCCTGGCGGTGAGCGCGCTGTTGCTCTCCCTCGTCGCGGTGCTTTTCGGCCTGGTGGAGACCGTCGACGCCACGAGCGGGGAGCTCGACGCGGGGGGCGCCCTCGCCTCGGCGGCCACCCCCGATCCGCTGGCCGCGCCGTTGCTGCGGCTGGCGGAGTGGCCGGCCGGGGTACTGGAGGGGATGCTGAGCTCGGTCCTGCCCGCGATCCTCCTCGGTGCGGTCGCGGCCCGGCACCGGCTGCTGGAGGACCCCGCCCGCCACCTGCCGACCCTGCGCAAAATCGTCGGTGTCGGCCTCGCCGTCTCGCTGCTGGGCGGACTCCCCGCGGCCCTGGCCGCCGCCGGGGCCGCGGAGGTGTCGCCGTCGGTGGAGATGTGGATGCTGGCCCTGCACCGGGTGACCGGCATCGGCGGCGGGCTGGCGTTCGCGGCGCTGTTCGGGATCCTCGGGTACCGCCTGAAAAACCGCCGCGGTCTCGTCACCGCCGCGCTGGCCGCCGTGGGCAAGCGCTCGCTGACCTGCTACCTGGCGCAGTCCCTGGTCTTCGCCCCGGTGCTGTCGGCGTGGGGGTTCGGACTCGGCGGGCGCCTGGACAGCGCTGGGATCGCGGTGTTCGCCATCGGCACCTGGCTGCTCACGGTCGGGATCGCGGTCTCCCTGGAGCGCTCACGCCGGAAGGGGCCGGCCGAGACGCTGCTGCGCCGGCGCGTGTATCGGTGA
- a CDS encoding LuxR C-terminal-related transcriptional regulator, translated as MRVLVVEPQTIVRASISALLSELPGIDVADATGSGRDVVSLARHSRADIALMNADMEDIDGYALTRTLREDSSRRIDIILRLSTTRAQDVQHALDAGAAGILTRDSSPDVMADAIDCVAKGRIFLEPATIRHLVTAAMSVPPHARTGEHPCLSELTDRELQILRLVARALNNRQIAAHLMISEGTVKAHLSRVLGKLRLTSRTQAVVFAYDCGLVTPHPHSRKSA; from the coding sequence ATGCGGGTGCTCGTAGTCGAACCGCAGACGATCGTGCGAGCCAGCATCAGCGCGCTTCTGTCCGAGCTTCCAGGAATCGACGTGGCCGACGCGACCGGTTCCGGGAGGGACGTCGTCTCCCTCGCTCGACATTCGCGCGCCGATATCGCGCTGATGAACGCCGATATGGAGGATATCGACGGATATGCGCTCACCCGTACGCTGCGCGAGGACAGCAGTAGGCGGATCGACATCATCCTGCGGCTGTCGACAACACGCGCCCAGGACGTCCAGCACGCCCTCGACGCCGGTGCCGCCGGAATTCTGACCCGCGACAGCTCCCCCGATGTCATGGCCGACGCCATCGACTGCGTCGCGAAGGGCCGCATCTTCCTGGAACCCGCCACCATCCGCCACCTGGTGACGGCGGCCATGTCGGTTCCTCCCCACGCCCGGACGGGCGAGCACCCGTGCCTGTCCGAGTTGACCGACCGCGAACTGCAGATCCTGCGCCTGGTCGCCCGCGCCCTGAACAACCGGCAGATCGCCGCCCACCTGATGATCAGCGAGGGGACGGTCAAGGCCCATCTGAGCCGGGTCCTCGGAAAACTGCGCCTCACCTCGCGCACCCAGGCCGTCGTCTTCGCCTACGACTGCGGCCTGGTCACACCCCACCCGCACAGTCGGAAGTCCGCCTGA
- a CDS encoding MFS transporter yields the protein MTTIAADAPPSPPARGLRGPWGTLLASAFGVMMVALDGTIVAVANPAIAHDLGASLAELQWVTHGYLLGLAVFLITAGKLGDRFGHRRMYLIGVVGFALTSVAIAMSSGVAVLIAFRILQGVFGATIGPAAMGLMRSGFPSHMLGRAFGVFASLLGGATAAGPILGGVLVSAFGWHSVFLINVPIALAAIGLTAWLVGPNRPTDAGSQFDLAGIVLLSIAIFALVWALVEAPAEGWGHPLTLTALGLALVFGVAFVLWELRAEEPLLPMNIFRSLPISIGTVLMILMALALMGSLFFITFYLQGVSGLSPMQTGLQLLPLTAMMAIWGTPAGRLVDRVGARLPTIGGLVASTVGMAMLARLTPEIGWVYTSIAFILLGVGLSFVMTGATAAIMTSAPVSLAGVASGMQQAAMQLGGSLGTAVLGAALAMTVSRTLPGHFAAAGLPKPGPDEVAGMQSAVSQGGAVIPDGASAAVADAVTSASHLAFLDGMHLSFGIAAAVMAAAALLAWFMGPKQQEQVDEGSDDSTAEPVLHL from the coding sequence ATGACCACGATCGCCGCGGACGCGCCGCCGTCGCCACCCGCGCGGGGCTTGCGCGGGCCATGGGGGACGCTGCTGGCCTCAGCGTTCGGTGTGATGATGGTGGCCCTCGACGGCACGATCGTCGCCGTCGCCAACCCGGCCATCGCCCATGACCTGGGGGCCTCGCTCGCCGAGCTGCAGTGGGTCACCCACGGCTACCTCCTCGGCCTGGCGGTCTTCCTGATCACCGCCGGAAAGCTGGGCGACCGGTTCGGCCACCGCAGGATGTATCTGATCGGCGTCGTCGGCTTCGCCCTCACCTCGGTCGCGATCGCGATGTCCTCGGGCGTCGCGGTGCTCATCGCGTTCCGCATCCTGCAGGGTGTCTTCGGCGCGACGATCGGTCCGGCCGCCATGGGGCTGATGCGCTCCGGCTTCCCGTCGCACATGCTCGGCCGGGCGTTCGGGGTGTTCGCCAGCCTCCTCGGCGGCGCCACGGCCGCCGGTCCGATCCTGGGCGGCGTGCTCGTCTCGGCCTTCGGCTGGCACTCGGTCTTCCTGATCAACGTGCCCATCGCGCTCGCCGCCATCGGCCTGACCGCGTGGCTGGTCGGCCCGAACCGGCCCACCGACGCCGGCTCCCAGTTCGACCTGGCGGGCATCGTGCTGCTCAGCATCGCGATCTTCGCCCTGGTCTGGGCTCTGGTCGAGGCGCCGGCCGAAGGCTGGGGCCACCCGCTGACGCTGACGGCCCTCGGCCTCGCGCTGGTCTTCGGCGTCGCCTTCGTGCTGTGGGAGCTGCGCGCCGAAGAGCCGCTGCTTCCGATGAACATCTTCCGCTCGCTGCCGATCTCCATCGGCACCGTGCTGATGATCCTCATGGCCCTCGCGCTGATGGGCTCGCTGTTCTTCATCACCTTCTATCTGCAGGGTGTGAGCGGGCTGAGCCCGATGCAGACGGGGCTGCAGCTGCTCCCGCTGACCGCGATGATGGCGATCTGGGGGACACCGGCCGGGCGGCTGGTGGACCGCGTGGGCGCGCGGCTGCCGACCATCGGCGGCCTGGTCGCCTCGACGGTGGGCATGGCGATGCTGGCCCGGCTCACCCCGGAGATCGGCTGGGTGTACACGTCGATCGCCTTCATCCTGCTCGGCGTCGGGCTGAGCTTCGTCATGACCGGGGCGACGGCCGCGATCATGACGAGCGCGCCGGTCTCCCTGGCGGGTGTGGCCTCCGGCATGCAGCAGGCCGCGATGCAGCTCGGCGGCTCACTGGGCACCGCCGTCCTGGGGGCGGCGCTGGCGATGACGGTCTCCCGGACGCTGCCCGGACACTTCGCGGCCGCAGGGCTGCCGAAACCGGGACCGGACGAGGTCGCCGGGATGCAGAGCGCCGTCTCCCAGGGCGGTGCGGTCATCCCGGACGGGGCGTCCGCCGCGGTCGCCGACGCCGTGACCTCCGCCAGCCACCTGGCGTTCCTGGACGGCATGCACCTGTCGTTCGGTATCGCCGCCGCCGTCATGGCCGCCGCGGCCCTGCTGGCGTGGTTCATGGGGCCCAAGCAGCAGGAGCAGGTGGACGAGGGGTCGGACGACAGCACGGCCGAGCCCGTTCTGCACCTGTAA
- a CDS encoding TetR/AcrR family transcriptional regulator — MVTITTVDDTPGLGLRERKKARTREALVEAALRLYNEQGFAATTTEEIAAAADVSQRTLFRYFPSKEEVLLSLQSDIEETFQAKLAARPESEPPYDALVNALTDAWRELDERAVVAQQTLVRLCGESPQLLAAYLRRSSEHQERVVALLARRSGLDPDTDLRPRLVMAAFSAAMHTGIMRWCHGEETPSADDLYDGIRECLTGIVPALTENWHTAPAQDTAPEPRPRSEREHSG, encoded by the coding sequence GTGGTCACGATCACAACGGTCGACGACACTCCCGGCCTCGGACTGCGCGAGCGCAAGAAGGCGCGCACCCGCGAGGCACTGGTCGAGGCGGCGCTGCGGCTCTACAACGAGCAGGGCTTCGCCGCGACCACCACCGAGGAGATCGCGGCCGCAGCCGACGTGTCCCAGCGCACGCTGTTCCGCTACTTCCCCAGCAAGGAGGAGGTCCTCCTCTCCCTCCAAAGCGACATCGAGGAGACCTTCCAGGCCAAGCTGGCCGCCCGCCCCGAATCGGAACCCCCGTACGACGCCCTGGTCAACGCGCTCACCGACGCATGGCGCGAACTCGACGAACGCGCCGTGGTCGCCCAGCAGACCCTCGTCAGGCTCTGCGGTGAATCACCCCAGCTGCTCGCCGCCTACCTGCGACGCTCCAGCGAGCACCAGGAGCGCGTCGTCGCCCTGCTCGCCCGGCGCTCCGGCCTCGACCCCGACACCGATCTGCGCCCGCGCCTGGTGATGGCGGCCTTCAGCGCCGCCATGCACACCGGCATCATGCGCTGGTGCCACGGCGAGGAGACGCCGAGCGCCGACGACCTCTACGACGGGATCCGGGAATGCCTGACGGGCATCGTGCCCGCCCTCACCGAGAACTGGCACACAGCACCCGCGCAGGACACGGCACCGGAACCACGGCCGAGGTCGGAGCGGGAACACAGCGGCTGA
- a CDS encoding enoyl-CoA hydratase-related protein, with the protein MDTDDYACILIERDGGYATITMNRPQRRNALSSAHMRELIAAFEEIGATDALGITLAANGPVFSAGHDFAEVADADHAQARDLLQTCARLMRTIQSVPQVVIARVHGLATAAGCQLVATCDLAVAAQSAGFAAPGGKGGWFCHTPMVAISRNIGRKRAMEMALTGDIVDAATAAEWGLVNQAVPDDKLYQATQDLLERATRGGPRSKALGKQAMYAQLDRPEADAYSYATEVMAASSQTPEAREGIAAFLEKRPPEWPT; encoded by the coding sequence ATGGACACTGACGACTACGCATGCATCCTCATCGAACGCGACGGCGGCTACGCCACCATCACGATGAACCGGCCCCAGCGCCGCAACGCGCTCTCCTCCGCCCACATGCGGGAACTGATCGCCGCGTTCGAGGAGATCGGCGCGACCGACGCCCTTGGGATCACGCTGGCCGCCAACGGCCCCGTCTTCAGCGCCGGACACGACTTCGCCGAAGTCGCCGACGCCGACCACGCCCAGGCGCGGGACCTGCTGCAGACCTGCGCCCGCCTCATGCGGACCATCCAGTCCGTCCCCCAGGTCGTCATCGCGCGCGTGCACGGGCTGGCCACGGCCGCCGGATGCCAGCTGGTGGCCACCTGCGACCTCGCCGTCGCCGCGCAGAGCGCCGGATTCGCCGCGCCCGGCGGTAAGGGCGGCTGGTTCTGCCACACACCGATGGTGGCGATCTCCCGCAACATCGGCCGCAAGCGCGCCATGGAGATGGCGCTGACCGGCGACATCGTGGACGCCGCGACAGCCGCCGAATGGGGGCTGGTCAACCAGGCGGTGCCCGACGACAAGCTGTACCAGGCCACCCAGGATCTGCTGGAGCGCGCCACCCGCGGCGGGCCGCGCAGCAAGGCGCTGGGCAAGCAGGCGATGTACGCCCAGCTCGACCGCCCCGAGGCCGACGCCTACAGCTACGCCACCGAGGTGATGGCCGCGAGCAGCCAGACGCCCGAGGCGCGCGAGGGCATAGCGGCGTTCCTGGAGAAGCGCCCGCCCGAGTGGCCGACCTGA
- a CDS encoding heparan-alpha-glucosaminide N-acetyltransferase domain-containing protein, translating into MSQQVSGAAPESAAVALPGRIAGVDAARALAIFGMFTVHLGVGSIGLLDVEAAEAVHGLTRGRSAALFAFLAGVSLALMTGRGVPLSGAPLHRVSARILVRVVVLALLGGALDLLGVPVAVILTYYAGFFLLALPLLKLRAPALAAVAAAVGLLGPQVSYVVRDELHLASDRASSIGGLTDFLLTGYYPACTFMAFVIAGMAVGRIDLSAPRVRLGLAGTGAGLAVLGYGGSWLLVYPLGGLTRLVSDAGPDLSGVDPALLGPISAWMVDQIYDLHGQVPTDSVWWLLVASPHSGTSFEIAGALGVGLLVLVGCMALADVAGAVLYPLAAAGAMALTLYAGHIVVMALFGMSFLDVAPFRLELFVIASLVIATLWRLLVGRGPLERGLAWLADLGPLLLPRADGPARG; encoded by the coding sequence GTGTCCCAGCAGGTATCCGGTGCCGCGCCGGAATCGGCGGCCGTCGCACTCCCCGGCAGGATCGCCGGGGTCGACGCCGCCCGCGCGCTCGCCATCTTCGGTATGTTCACCGTCCACCTCGGCGTGGGCTCCATCGGCCTGCTGGATGTCGAAGCCGCAGAGGCGGTCCACGGCCTGACCCGAGGACGCTCCGCCGCGCTCTTCGCGTTCCTCGCGGGGGTGTCGCTGGCCCTGATGACGGGGCGCGGCGTCCCTTTGTCGGGCGCCCCGCTGCACCGGGTGAGCGCGCGCATCCTTGTGCGGGTGGTGGTGCTGGCTCTGCTCGGCGGCGCCCTGGACCTGCTGGGCGTCCCCGTCGCCGTCATCCTGACGTACTACGCCGGGTTCTTCCTCCTCGCCCTCCCGCTGCTGAAGCTGCGCGCTCCCGCGCTGGCCGCCGTCGCGGCCGCTGTGGGGCTGCTCGGCCCGCAGGTGTCGTACGTCGTGCGCGACGAGCTGCACCTCGCGTCCGACCGCGCGTCCTCCATCGGCGGGCTCACCGACTTCCTGCTCACCGGCTACTACCCGGCCTGCACCTTCATGGCCTTCGTGATCGCCGGCATGGCCGTCGGCCGCATCGACCTCAGCGCGCCCCGCGTGCGGCTGGGACTGGCCGGAACCGGCGCGGGGCTGGCCGTGCTCGGCTACGGGGGCTCCTGGCTGCTGGTGTACCCGCTGGGCGGTCTCACCCGATTGGTGTCGGACGCCGGACCCGACCTCAGCGGTGTCGATCCCGCACTGCTCGGTCCAATCAGCGCGTGGATGGTCGACCAGATCTACGACCTGCACGGCCAGGTGCCCACAGACAGCGTGTGGTGGCTGCTGGTGGCCTCCCCGCACAGCGGGACCAGCTTCGAGATCGCCGGGGCGCTCGGTGTCGGGCTGCTGGTCCTCGTCGGCTGCATGGCGCTCGCCGACGTGGCCGGGGCGGTGCTCTACCCGCTGGCCGCGGCCGGGGCCATGGCGCTCACCCTGTACGCCGGGCACATCGTGGTGATGGCGCTGTTCGGAATGTCCTTCCTGGACGTCGCGCCGTTCCGGCTGGAGCTGTTCGTCATCGCCTCGCTGGTCATCGCGACGCTGTGGCGGCTGCTCGTCGGCCGCGGGCCGCTGGAACGGGGCCTGGCGTGGCTCGCCGACCTCGGCCCCCTGCTGCTGCCGCGCGCCGACGGCCCGGCGCGGGGCTGA
- a CDS encoding acetoacetate--CoA ligase — MSQRSHSQPPVLWEPSAERRERAQITAFARWVEENRGVRVEDYDALWRWSVTDLDGFWSAIWEYFDIQADTPCERVLGRREMPGAEWFPGAKLNYARHIFRDRDDDAVAIRHASELRVLGEWTWGELKRRTAAIAAGLRRLGVGPGDRVVAYMPNIPETTAAFFACASIGAVWSSCSPDFGARSVVDRFAQIEPKVLLSVDGYRYGGKDFDRTDVLDALREQLPTLEHTVVLSYLTGQPVEGTLTWEELEESGEGAELAFEPVPFDHPLWVLYSSGTTGLPKAIVQGHGGILLEQLKNLELHLDTQAGERVFWFTTTGWMMWNLLVSVLLSRASIVLYDGSPGHPDLGTLWDLAERAGITVFGTSAGYLSACMKDGIHPTEGRDLSALHAIGSTGSPLSPEGFAWCYREFGDDLWLFSASGGTDICSCLVGGAPTLPVYEGEIQARALGMAVAAWDPDGKEVVGEVGELVVTEPAPSMPLYFWGDTDDERLRDSYFSMYPGTWRHGDWIEITERGTAIIYGRSDSTINRGGIRMGTSEIYRAVLALDEIVDALVVDVPQPDGGSRIELFVVVREGVALDDALTKAIARRIREDCSPRHVPDAVHAIAAVPRTLSGKVLEVPVKRILMGERPEKVASRDSLANPEALDFFTRLAQEQGRSTS; from the coding sequence ATGTCCCAACGGTCACATTCCCAGCCACCGGTGCTCTGGGAGCCGAGTGCCGAGCGGCGTGAGCGCGCGCAGATCACCGCATTCGCCCGGTGGGTGGAGGAGAACCGGGGGGTGCGGGTCGAGGACTACGACGCGCTGTGGCGCTGGTCGGTGACCGACCTCGACGGGTTCTGGTCGGCGATCTGGGAGTACTTCGACATCCAGGCCGACACCCCCTGTGAACGGGTGCTCGGGCGACGGGAGATGCCCGGCGCCGAGTGGTTCCCCGGAGCGAAGCTCAACTACGCGCGGCACATCTTCCGCGACCGCGACGACGACGCCGTTGCCATCCGGCACGCCTCCGAGCTGCGGGTCCTGGGCGAGTGGACCTGGGGCGAGCTGAAGCGGCGCACCGCCGCGATCGCCGCCGGGCTGCGGCGGCTGGGTGTCGGGCCTGGTGACCGGGTCGTCGCATACATGCCGAACATCCCCGAAACCACCGCGGCGTTCTTCGCCTGCGCCTCCATCGGCGCGGTGTGGTCCTCGTGCTCGCCCGACTTCGGCGCGCGCAGTGTCGTCGACCGCTTCGCGCAGATCGAACCCAAGGTGCTGCTCTCCGTCGACGGCTACCGCTACGGCGGCAAGGACTTCGACCGCACCGACGTCCTCGACGCCCTGCGCGAGCAACTGCCCACGCTGGAGCACACCGTCGTGCTGTCCTACCTGACCGGGCAGCCCGTCGAAGGCACGCTGACGTGGGAGGAGCTCGAAGAGTCCGGGGAGGGCGCCGAGCTCGCCTTCGAACCGGTGCCCTTCGACCACCCGCTGTGGGTGCTCTACTCCTCCGGCACCACCGGCCTGCCCAAGGCCATCGTGCAGGGGCACGGCGGCATCCTGCTGGAGCAGCTGAAGAACCTCGAACTGCACCTGGACACCCAGGCCGGCGAACGGGTCTTCTGGTTCACCACCACCGGATGGATGATGTGGAACCTGCTGGTCAGCGTGTTGCTGAGTCGGGCCTCCATCGTGCTGTACGACGGCAGCCCCGGCCACCCCGACCTCGGCACGCTGTGGGATCTGGCCGAGCGCGCCGGGATCACCGTCTTCGGCACCAGCGCCGGATACCTGTCGGCCTGTATGAAGGACGGCATCCACCCCACCGAGGGCCGCGACCTGTCCGCGTTGCACGCCATCGGCTCCACCGGCTCCCCGCTGAGCCCGGAGGGGTTCGCCTGGTGCTACCGCGAGTTCGGCGACGACCTGTGGCTTTTCTCCGCCAGCGGCGGCACCGACATCTGCAGCTGCCTGGTCGGCGGCGCGCCCACGCTCCCCGTCTACGAGGGCGAGATCCAGGCGCGCGCGCTGGGCATGGCCGTCGCGGCGTGGGACCCCGACGGCAAGGAGGTCGTCGGCGAGGTCGGCGAGCTGGTGGTGACCGAGCCCGCACCGTCGATGCCCCTGTACTTCTGGGGCGACACCGACGACGAGCGGCTGCGCGACAGCTACTTCTCGATGTACCCGGGCACGTGGCGGCACGGTGACTGGATCGAGATCACCGAGCGCGGCACCGCCATCATCTACGGCCGCTCGGACTCCACCATCAACCGCGGCGGCATCCGCATGGGGACCAGCGAGATCTACCGGGCGGTGCTGGCACTGGACGAGATCGTCGACGCGCTGGTGGTGGACGTCCCGCAGCCCGACGGCGGGTCGCGCATCGAGCTGTTCGTGGTGGTGCGGGAGGGCGTGGCGCTGGACGACGCGCTGACGAAGGCCATCGCGCGCCGTATCCGCGAGGACTGCTCGCCGCGGCACGTTCCCGACGCCGTGCACGCGATCGCGGCGGTCCCGCGCACCCTGTCCGGGAAGGTCCTGGAGGTTCCGGTCAAGCGCATCCTGATGGGGGAGCGGCCGGAGAAGGTGGCCAGCCGCGACTCGCTCGCCAACCCCGAGGCACTGGACTTCTTCACCCGGCTCGCCCAGGAGCAGGGCCGCTCCACCTCCTGA
- a CDS encoding GNAT family N-acetyltransferase, with product MPSIRPARHGDCLSLSEVFHAAGLAGWSHFLPPERLRAERLKEEMFVQAVRAPEATVQVSESDGLITGFALTRPSADRDAGAGTGELHMFYVHPSAWGTGTADRLMDAALGDLTRRGFAWATLWTAEDNQRPRAFYTRRDWAVDGATRSKTRYGVTFTELRYGIALRGG from the coding sequence ATGCCGTCGATACGTCCGGCCCGACACGGTGACTGCCTGAGCCTCAGCGAGGTCTTCCACGCGGCGGGGCTGGCCGGATGGTCGCATTTCCTCCCGCCGGAGCGACTGCGGGCCGAACGCCTCAAGGAGGAGATGTTCGTCCAGGCTGTCCGGGCACCCGAGGCCACGGTGCAGGTCAGCGAGTCCGATGGCCTGATCACCGGCTTCGCCCTCACCCGCCCGTCCGCGGACCGCGATGCCGGAGCGGGAACGGGCGAGCTGCACATGTTCTACGTCCACCCTTCCGCCTGGGGGACCGGCACCGCCGACCGGCTGATGGACGCGGCCCTCGGCGATCTCACCCGCAGGGGATTCGCTTGGGCCACCCTGTGGACCGCCGAGGACAACCAGCGTCCCCGCGCCTTTTACACCCGTAGGGACTGGGCCGTGGACGGCGCCACCCGCTCCAAGACCAGGTACGGCGTTACCTTCACCGAGCTGAGGTATGGGATCGCGCTCCGCGGCGGGTGA
- the bioD gene encoding dethiobiotin synthase — MRTLVVTGTGTEVGKTAVTAAVAATALAWGERVAVLKPAQTGVGSEEPGDAAEVARLAQGTTPRELARYPDPLAPATAARRVGESGVPLKAIADAVAELRADHDLVIVEGAGGLLVRLNAEEATIADVATALDAPLLLVARPDLGTLNHTALTAEAIRARGASCTGVVIGSWPATPDLAMRCNVAELSTMAGAPLLGALPSGVTRLSPPDFAATARASLAPEVDGTWDAAEFARVHGTAPAHPTVGAFRPSPPPVPEWWNAVDTSGPTR; from the coding sequence ATGAGGACCCTCGTGGTCACCGGGACCGGAACCGAGGTGGGCAAGACCGCCGTCACCGCCGCCGTCGCCGCCACCGCGCTGGCGTGGGGAGAGCGGGTGGCGGTGCTCAAACCGGCCCAGACGGGCGTGGGCTCCGAGGAGCCGGGGGACGCCGCCGAGGTGGCCCGCCTCGCCCAGGGGACGACGCCCCGCGAACTCGCCCGCTACCCCGACCCCCTGGCCCCGGCCACGGCAGCCCGCCGCGTCGGGGAGTCGGGCGTCCCTTTGAAGGCGATCGCCGACGCGGTCGCTGAACTGCGGGCCGACCACGACCTGGTCATCGTCGAGGGCGCTGGCGGGCTGCTGGTCCGCCTCAACGCCGAGGAGGCGACCATCGCCGACGTGGCAACCGCCCTGGACGCGCCGCTCCTGCTGGTGGCCCGCCCCGACCTGGGCACGCTCAACCACACCGCCCTCACCGCTGAGGCGATCCGCGCACGCGGCGCCTCCTGCACCGGCGTCGTCATCGGCTCCTGGCCCGCTACCCCGGACCTCGCCATGCGGTGCAACGTGGCGGAACTGAGCACAATGGCCGGCGCCCCCCTGCTCGGCGCGCTCCCGTCGGGCGTCACCCGGCTTTCCCCGCCCGACTTCGCCGCGACCGCCCGCGCGTCCCTCGCCCCCGAAGTCGACGGCACCTGGGACGCCGCCGAATTCGCCCGCGTCCACGGCACGGCGCCCGCCCATCCGACAGTCGGCGCCTTCAGGCCCTCGCCGCCACCGGTGCCAGAATGGTGGAATGCCGTCGATACGTCCGGCCCGACACGGTGA